ataCACTAATtgctctaattttttttggatggagggagtacttaatatgaaatggagggagtacaaaattaataaagtagtCAACTTTTGATACCTGAGTATACAAATTATCCGCGTCTCTATCTCTTTATCTATTCTTGAAGTTGGTGCCATGAGCTTAACCTTGAAGAGATAAAATAGAGGGTTTGTGGCCCTCTTTTTAGTCATGCATGAAACAACcaatattaattcataattgatGTTTACCTAAAACCCTCTCAAGAAACACCAAGAAAATGGTGGACCTCAACTTCTACACACTTTCCCTCACTCTTCTTTCTCTACTCTTCACACTGTTCTTCATCAGAAGGCTGATCTCACGCGGCGGAGGGACCTCACCACCGTCACTCCCCATCATCGGAAACCTCCACCAGCTCGGCCATCTACCTCACAGATCCCTCTCAAATCTATCCCGAAAACACGGCCCGCTAATGCTCCTCCACTTCGGCCCAAAGCCCGTGCTCGTGGTCTCGTCGGCCGACGTGGGGAATCAGATACTCAAATCCCACGACCTCGCATTCTCAGACAAGCCCTTGACACGCGACCTCAAGAAGGTCTTCTACAACGGGAACGACTTGTTCAACTCACCCTACGGCGACAGGTGGCGGAAGCTCAGACGCATCACGGTCCACGAGCTGCTGAGCCGCTCGAGGGTGAAGTCGTTCGGCTCCATTAGAGAGGAAGAAACATCCCTTTTGATGAGGAAGATTGAAGAGCTGAGTTCTGCTTCTCAGCCTGTGAATTTGACGAGGATGTTTGCGGCGTTCTTGAATGATGTGATCGTGCGTGCTGCTTTGGGGAAGAAGTACAGTGGGACTGAAGACGGGGAGAGGTTTCTAGAAGCTTTGGAGGAAGGTTCTAGATTGTTGGGGAGTCTCAGACTAGGAGATTTTGTTCCGTGGCTTTCTTGCATCAGTTGTCTGAACGGTCGAGATGCTGCCATTGATAGAGTTGTGGAGAAAAGGGATGCATTTCTTGATAAAGTTATTCAAGAACACTTGCGAAGTTCAAATGCAAGTAAAGAAAACATCATGAGCATTTTGGTCGGAATTTACAAGGGTGATGTTCCTGGTGTCTCCATTGATTTCGTCTTTGTCAAAGGTGTGATTTTGGTAAGTCcatttgatttatttcaaattatgttTCGTCTTCttgtataaatttaaaaaatccgACTATAAGCGAACCAATGAAATTATCAATTCATAGTCCAACCGAGTTTCAAATACTTAGGAAACATAGTACAAATATATAGCTTTCATTATAGattaataatgttaataataaattttgaggtattaaagtaaaaataaatgtataaaatgaaatgaataagtCTTGAATCTTAATAAGAATTACAATCAGTCAAgtttacaattatatttaaatatttaaataaaaaacaatatggagtagtatattttatcaagataTTGTAAACATAACAAAAATCTTCACTCTTAAATAGGATATATTTGCTGCTGGAACTGAAACAACAACGACACCTCTAATATGGCTTATGACGGAGTTGTTAAGGCACCCAACCGTAATGAAGAAACTGCAAGACGAAATACGAGGTACTATGAATGGGAAACATCACATAACAGAGGATGAATTGCTAAAAATGCCATATCTGAGAGCCGTTATCAAGGAAATATTTTGTTTGCACCCTCCACTCCCCGTTTTTGTCCGCGTCACAAGGGACCATATAAACCTAATGGGGTACGAAGTTGCTCCAAAGACGATGGTCGTGATCAACGCGTGGGCTATCGGGCATGACCCTTCATGTTGGGACGAGCCAGAAAAATTTATGCCCGAGAGATTTTTGAACTTGTCTAGAGATTTTAAAGGACttgattttcatttgatcCCCTTTGGGTTCGGGCGAAGAGTTTGCCTGGGGCTTGGATTTGCGACTGCTGTAGTGGACCATGCAGTCGCAAATCTAATGCTTAAGTTTGACTGGGCATTGCCCGACGGAGCGACAAGGGAAGACTTGGATGTGACCGAGCGACTAGGTCTCACTAATGCGAAGGATACTCCACTAGTTGTTTTTGCATCTATTAGATCTGACTGatgcaaatatatttatttattttatgcttgAAGCGAGCTAATAATCTTAATATTATTTAGCATATCTTTATAATATATCTCCATAATGATTAAGATTCTATTTATATCCTTTAGTAATCACTCTGTCCATGAAAAAtggtacttcctccgtcccataatacgTGAGGCGCTTcatagttaaagtagaaaaaacaaaaagtaagagagaataaaatagagaagactgatttaaaacttaattaatgattaacCTAGCATGATAAACTAAAGTACTGATATAAGTCTTGAATCTTAATAGTAAGAATTACAATCCGTCAGCtttacaattatttaaatattaaaataaaaaagcaatATAAGtatgttttatcaaaatattgtaAACATAATAAGGAAACATCTTCAATCTCAAATAGGATATACTTGCTGCTGGAACTGAAACAACAACAACTCTAATATGGATTATGACAGAGTTGTGAAGGCACCCAACCGTAATGAAGAAACTGCAAGATGAAATACGAGGTACTATGAATGGTAAACATCATATAACAGAAGACAAATTGCTAAAAATGCCATATTTGAGAGCCGTCATGAAGGAACAATTTGTTTGCACCCTCCACGCCCTGTTTTCGACATCTTCTTTGGAACTCAGTGCATCTGATTCACAAGTCGTAGGCATGCAAGGATTATTATCTACATATCCAACAAACAAAGAAGATAAAAAGTGGATGAAACAAAAACATCAACATTATTTTTCCACTATTGGAATTACAATCTCACAAAAGTCACATCAACTCGAGAACTTATTCCACACATAGTAACAGTATAGACGATTCAAGTCACACTAGGGTTTACGCGAGCATAATTACGAATCAggtcatttttttcaaaccctGCAACGTATTTTTGATCAAGAACAGTCAACGCTTCAATTCCTCCGTCTCTACTATCCATCAACAACACACAATTACAGGAAACCACGGTTTCCAATTCCGAGTGTTGCATAGTAAAGCCTGACAGCCACACAGGTTTCCCCCACCCAAAATCAACCTCATAAAGACGCATATTAACCCAACTACTAAAGCAAAGCCAATTAGCTTGTTTTGGCATCTCATTCCTAAACCCCTCCAAATATTCATTCAAACCATCATCCCCCAAACGTCTCACAAACTCACCATCAATATTTGCTATCCCTCTTTTCACCTCCTTCACCAAATCTCCTAACTCCTTTTCTTGTGGTCTGCTGCAAACAATCTTTGGCAACCACAACATATTACCAAAGGTATCCTCCGGAAACAGGGGCGCAGCCCGTTTCCGGAGGTTGACTACTTGAGTCATCAAGAATGGTTTCCCGTCTTTCCCGGAGGTCTCTTCCACCACTGCCGCCATGAAGCATTTCCACACCAAGGCCGTTACCACATCCACACGCGATGCAGCCGAGCTACTGAGTTGGGCCTTGAGAAAGGATAGAGCAGAGGCATCGAATAAGTATCTTCTCGTCACATACTTACCACCGCTCGagtatttaagaaaattgttgaAAGGGATTAAGTTACTTGGGAGTGAGGGATTCTGTGGAAAGGAAGTTTGTGCAGTACAAAGTAAGGGTGAAAGTTGAGAGCTAAACCCTAATCCCCGTGCATTGGCAGCCCAGCATTGGAGATATGTGGAGACCGAAGCCATGTCTGCAATTAAATGAGCAAAGGTAATAGACATGGCACTGCCTCCGCAGTCCAAACAGTTCAACTGAATCAGCATTGCATTGTCACCGGGGAATGGCAGTTTTTCTATGTTGTACTCACGAGGGAATAACTTGTTGATGAATTGAATATGAAGAAAATCTTTCATTTGGGATTACACCTTGGCGACATAGAATGGAAGGCCTTGATCGCTACAATCCACAGAGAGGGCATCTCTAATAACTCCGGCAAAGTGATAGAAGGTCACCAGAGTTTGAGAAAGTGATTCCTTTAGATGTTGTATTCTCTCATCATTGTTgttgtaacgacccgcccatctagggtataataaatgcggcgatcgttaactaagcggacttaaatgcatcaaaggtcataggctagggttccatttaAAAAGGGATTTAACCAAAGCATTAAatgaacaaaagaaataatgccttagcaatgaaatccaacaaaaggcTATCGCAATAAATGCTCATCAGAGTTTCCAAAATAGTTCCAACTGTTTCATATCCAAAACATTCCCACGAAATAAAAGTATTCATCCCAACCAAAAGATAAcaagttttcataaaaatagcggaagcgaccaagaaggaagtgaggctatgtatgAGGACACAACGACACCTTAAGTACCAAcagatcatcttattatttcctactcaacaccgccgcccgctcgccaccgctcaacctgcacataaggaaaacacatgcagggctgagtacgatAATCATACTCAATGggctcattgccgaaaacagttttatcacaaatatagttattatcatcatgccattttcaagtgtccatcggggttttaactttagaaagacccgaggcaccaaaatatcttctttctcaaatatcacggtcgcgcaaccatttttctcatcgacgtttaccatatcctcattctacatgacaaggaatgcggccgcaatccaggtcactagaccggccgacccgTACGCCagcactcggtctaacattggtgtacactaacccaagtagagtttgcggctctacaaggatccgaattcgattataacaatagtggcatagccacgagggataggcacgacaaaacaaatcaaggcatgataacacatctttcattctcatcaatatcagtttaggacaatgtccttattttaaaagaaagcccacctcgtcggcttaTCTCGcaagtattctcttctcctcgtttatcacgctgagagcgcgaagtatcacctttaaattaggcgtatcacaaatcagtttcaatcatggatttcaaatcatgcatgatctcacgtttccctttttcccatcgattattttcaaaatcatcaatcaaaatcaatgtaTGNNNNNNNNNNNNNNNNNNNNNNNNNNNNNNNNNNNNNNNNNNNNNNNNNNNNNNNNNNNNNNNNNNNNNNNNNNNNNNNNNNNNNNNNNNNNNNNNNNNNTAATTAGGGTTTatagttaaaatataaatttataatttttagaaatata
The nucleotide sequence above comes from Salvia hispanica cultivar TCC Black 2014 chromosome 5, UniMelb_Shisp_WGS_1.0, whole genome shotgun sequence. Encoded proteins:
- the LOC125186228 gene encoding cytochrome P450 736A117-like, whose protein sequence is MVDLNFYTLSLTLLSLLFTLFFIRRLISRGGGTSPPSLPIIGNLHQLGHLPHRSLSNLSRKHGPLMLLHFGPKPVLVVSSADVGNQILKSHDLAFSDKPLTRDLKKVFYNGNDLFNSPYGDRWRKLRRITVHELLSRSRVKSFGSIREEETSLLMRKIEELSSASQPVNLTRMFAAFLNDVIVRAALGKKYSGTEDGERFLEALEEGSRLLGSLRLGDFVPWLSCISCLNGRDAAIDRVVEKRDAFLDKVIQEHLRSSNASKENIMSILVGIYKGDVPGVSIDFVFVKGVILDIFAAGTETTTTPLIWLMTELLRHPTVMKKLQDEIRGTMNGKHHITEDELLKMPYLRAVIKEIFCLHPPLPVFVRVTRDHINLMGYEVAPKTMVVINAWAIGHDPSCWDEPEKFMPERFLNLSRDFKGLDFHLIPFGFGRRVCLGLGFATAVVDHAVANLMLKFDWALPDGATREDLDVTERLGLTNAKDTPLVVFASIRSD
- the LOC125189626 gene encoding stemmadenine O-acetyltransferase-like, whose translation is MKDFLHIQFINKLFPREYNIEKLPFPGDNAMLIQLNCLDCGGSAMSITFAHLIADMASVSTYLQCWAANARGLGFSSQLSPLLCTAQTSFPQNPSLPSNLIPFNNFLKYSSGGKYVTRRYLFDASALSFLKAQLSSSAASRVDVVTALVWKCFMAAVVEETSGKDGKPFLMTQVVNLRKRAAPLFPEDTFGNMLWLPKIVCSRPQEKELGDLVKEVKRGIANIDGEFVRRLGDDGLNEYLEGFRNEMPKQANWLCFSSWVNMRLYEVDFGWGKPVWLSGFTMQHSELETVVSYNNPCMPTTCESDALSSKEDVENRAWRVQTNCSFMTALKYGIFSNLSSVI